In Drosophila simulans strain w501 chromosome 3R, Prin_Dsim_3.1, whole genome shotgun sequence, a single window of DNA contains:
- the LOC6729310 gene encoding uncharacterized protein LOC6729310, which produces MDQNIKNVDLKLDNIEVLTSGTTAEFVNGILDFLLYQRRQIPFVYKTYKYYVDKWSDADESGESKDQESFAHYQRNQQRSKAKATKESISDMREVIRQAFRSSEVKSLRFLFGNNRFMPSEAYTVHIPHDSISRDHYCEHHALPEGRINQALLRLLTCEELYRLFSTELKVTNVFLEMELLTDSDRLQGSHCDSFNLIPKHVLSQLPRSCKDIHLHLLHCSENTPNELRCCKEMDIYHDLGVLNLDKSGEDVSQTNEEQVFLKAANETSGWWQAEIIVRGFRAPGNKNSGDLWSS; this is translated from the exons ATGGATCAAAATATCAAGAATGTTGATCTCAAACTGGATAACATTGAGGTTCTGACCAGTGGGACAACCGCGGAGTTCGTGAATGGCATCCTGGACTTCTTGCTTTACCAACGCCGGCAAATCCCCTTTGTGTAcaaaacatacaaatattatgtGGATAAATGGTCAGATGCGGATGAATCGGGGGAATCCAAGGATCAGGAGTCCTTTGCCCACTACCAAAGGAACCAGCAACGCTCCAAGGCAAAGGCCACCAAGGAATCCATTAGTGACATGAGAGAG GTCATCCGCCAAGCCTTCAGGAGCTCTGAAGTGAAGAGCCTGCGATTTCTGTTTGGCAACAATAGGTTCATGCCCTCGGAGGCCTATACCGTGCACATACCACATGATTCCATATCCAGAGATCACTATTGCGAGCACCATGCCCTGCCCGAAGGTCGCATCAACCAGGCGCTGCTCCGCCTGCTCACCTGCGAGGAGCTGTACAGGCTCTTCTCCACCGAACTGAAAGTCACCAACGTGTTTCTAGAAATGGAGCTCCTTACAGACTCAGATCGTCTCCAAGGATCCCATTGTGATTCATTTAATCTAATCCCTAAGCATGTATTAAGCCAACTTCCGCGCAGCTGCAAGGACATACACCTGCATCTACTGCATTGCAGTGAAAACACACCGAATGAATTACGCTGCTGCAAGGAGATGGACATTTATCACGATCTTGGCGTGCTGAATCTGGATAAATCTGGGGAAGACGTTAGCCAGACCAACGAAGAGCAGGTCTTTTTGAAAGCAGCAAATGAAACCAGCGGTTGGTGGCAGGCCGAGATCATAGTTCGCGGTTTCAGAGCTCCTGGCAACAAAAATTCGGGTGATTTGTGGTCTAGCTAA
- the LOC6729311 gene encoding 40S ribosomal protein S19b → MPGVTVKDVDQHVLTKNMAAFLKKSGKIDVPEQAVYMKTGKFKETAPTDDDWFFTRCASIMRHLYLRSPSGVGDFTKIYSGRKRDGVRPAKHCRSSDGCIRKALQALEAADMVERHPDGGRKLTPQGQRNLDRIANKIVAKQREGSAPVPMIITT, encoded by the exons ATGCCTGGAGTTACAGTAAAGGATGTTGATCAGCACGTTCTGACCAAAAATATGGCTGCTTTTCTCAAAAAATCGGGAAAAATTGATGTGCCCGAACAGGCCGTCTACATGAAGACTGGCAAGTTCAAGGAGACTGCTCCTACCGACGATGACTGGTTCTTCACTCGCTGTGCCTCCATCATGAGACACCTGTATCTGCGCAGTCCCTCAGGCGTTGGGGACTTCACCAAGATCTACAGCGGGCGCAAGCGCGACGGAGTTCGTCCGGCCAAGCACTGTCGCTCATCGGATGGCTGTATTCGCAAG GCTCTGCAAGCCTTGGAAGCTGCTGACATGGTGGAGAGGCACCCGGATGGTGGTCGCAAGCTGACTCCGCAAGGACAACGTAACTTGGATCGCATAGCCAACAAGATTGTGGCCAAGCAGCGAGAGGGCAGTGCACCAGTTCCCATGATTATCACCACCTAA